The genomic DNA GCTTGACGTACGACAATGTCTTTTGAACCAATATGGTCTTGATCGAACATGTGTAATGGTTGTCCGTATTCTAATAATACATAGTTTGAAATATCAACAACATTATTAATTGGACGAATACCTGCTTTAATTAAACGTGCTTGCATCCAAATTGGAGATGGTGCAATTGTTACGTTTTTAACAACACGTGCACTGTAATATGGAACCTTTTCAGGATTATCAATAGTTACTGATAATTCATTTGTTGCAGATTCTGAAGTTTCGTTACTTTGAGTAGCTGGTTTCGTCATTTCAGTTTGATATAATGCAGCTACTTCATACGCAGTCCCAACCATACTTAATGCGTCCGCGCGATTCGGTGTTAAATCAAATTCCATTACTTGATCATTTAAATACAACGCTGTTAAAGCATCTGTTCCTGGTTTAATTTCTGTAGGAAAAACAAAAATCCCATTCTCATATGCTTTAGGTACGACATTACTTGAAATACCTATTTCTTGAAGTGAACAAATCATACCTTCAGAACGTTCACCACGTAGTTTAGCACGTTTAATTTTAATGCCTCCTGGCAAACGACCTCCAACTTTTGCAACAATCACATGTTGGCCAGCATCTACATTGGGTGCACCACAAACGATTTGAACTGCTTCTTCTTCGCCAATATCTACTTGGCAAATATTTAATTTATCAGCATCAGGATGTTTCTCTTTAGATTGAACATAACCGACTACTAAATTTTTAATGTCTTTCGTGTAATCAATAATGTCATCCACTTCAATGCCTGTGCGCGTAATACGTTCTGCTAAGTCTTCTACTGAAACACCAGCATTAACGTAATCTTTTAACCATTCATTAGAAATCAACATTATGCTTCACCTCTATCTTCAACAGCTTTAAATTGCTCAAGGAATCGAACATCATTGGTATAAAAATGACGTATATCTTCAATACCATATTTCAACATCGCGATACGGTCAGGACCCATACCAAATGCGAAACCAGAATATTCATTTGAATCGAAACCAGCCATTTCAAGTACATTTGGATGCACCATACCCGCACCTAAAATTTCAATCCATCCTGTGTGTTTACATACGTTACATCCTTTACCTTTACATTTGAAACAAGATACGTCTACTTCTACAGAAGGCTCAGTGAATGGGAAGTAACTTGGACGTAAACGAATTTCACGATCAGCACCGAATAATTTTTTCGCAACTAATTCTAATGTTCCTTTTAGGTCACTCATTTTAATATTTTTATCGACCACTAAGCCTTCAATTTGTGTAAATTGATGACTATGTGTCGCATCATCTGAATCACGACGATAAACTTTACCAGGACAAATTATTTTTACAGGTCCTTGCCCATTACGTTTTTCCATTGTACGTGCTTGAACGGGAGACGTATGCGTACGCATCAATATTTCATCAGTAATATAAAAACTATCTTGCATATCTCGTGCTGGATGAGATTTAGGTAAATTTAATGCTTCAAAGTTATAGTAGTCTTGCTCGACTTCATAACCATCAACAATTTCATAACCTAATCCTAAGAATAAGTCTTCAATTTCTTCTACTGTTCTTGTTAAAGGGTGTTTAGAACCAATACTGATTTGACGACTTGGTAGTGTCACATCAATTGTCTCTTCAGCTAATTGTTGGTTTAATTTTTCATTTTTTAGCAATTCTTGCTTTTCGTCTAATTCATTTTGAATGGTTTGACGTAGTTCATTTACTTTTTGACCATAAGCTGGTTTTTCTTCATTAGGTAAATCTTTCATATTTTTCATTAAGCCACTTACTGAACCTTTTTTACCTAAGTATTTAACTTTAACATCTTGTAATTCGCGTTCATTTTGAGCTTCATTAATATCAACAAGTGCTTGTTGTTTTAATTCTGCCATTGAATCGTTTTGAGTCATTGACTTACACCTCTCATGTTATGTTCAATATTTATTTATACTAATTTCTTCATAAAAAAAGACTTTCCTCCCTGTAACTGGGACGAAAGTCTTTCCGTGGTACCACCCAAATTTATGCCTAAGCATACACTTGTTTACGTTGTTAACGAAGACGTACTCCGACTTAAATTTCTTTAAGTAACCAAAAAGATGAAAGAAACTAATTAGAATTGGAGTAAATTGCAGTCACGTTTACTCTCCCTGAGCAATTCATATTATTAATTAAGGTCTTTTTATAGGTTGTTGTTCATTTTTTTATAAGTTGGTTCATTTGTCTTATTCATTGTGTACATCTAAGTATAGCCGATTTTAATTCAAAGGGTCAACCTTTCAAATGGTAAAGTAAAATACTACCAGCAATAGCAACATTTAAACTTTCTGCTTTACCATAGATCGGGATAGTTAAGTTTTGTGATGTCTCGTTTAATAAATCTTTGCTAACCCCCTCACCTTCATTTCCTAATAATAAGGCGAAAGTATCTTGAGATTCAATATTTCTATATGGTTTTGCATTTACAAGCGCCGTACCATATACAGGGCCATTAAAATCCAACATAAATGTTTTTAAATCCCTTGTTACAACTGGTATATGAAATACACTACCTTGACTCGCACGTAAAACTTTATCTTGATATGGATCGGCAGTTCCTTTTTCCATAACTATTAGGTCAAGACCTGCTGCATCAGCAGTTCGAATTAATGTTCCCAAATTACCAGGATCTTGAATTCGGTCAATTAATAACACTTGCTTTGCCTGAGTAACATCGTATTCAGGTTTTTCAATTACTGCAAAAAATCCTTGAGGAGTCATTGTCCCAGACAATGACTCTGCAACTTTCATATTAATTTCAAATGTTTCTTGTGCATAATCGATAAGTGCACCATCTGTTCTATCTGGCTCGATTACAAATAATTGGTTAATCGTAATTCCACTTTGGTACGCTTCTTCAATTAGATGTATACCTTCTATAAGTGCTTGGCCTGTTTTATCTCGATCACGTTTCTTCTTTAGCTTATTTGCGTTTTTGATTTTACTATTTTGAGCAGATGTAATTTGTTCCATATATCTCTCCATTAATTAAGTGTTATAATACGTACTATTTACAAATTCATATTAACATAACCTAAATGATTAGGAAGAATCTACTATCTCTAATTTTAATATAGACACTAATTAATCTATGTTGGGTTGGCATAATTTCTATGAATCATCTTAAAATATAATAAAAAAAGAGCATAGAACAAATAATATTGTTCCATGCTTCTTTAAGTACAACTCGTCGATTATTTAGAAACGACTTCTTCACCATTGTAAGAACCACAGTTTTTACATACGCGGTGAGATAATTTGTATTCGCCACAACTTGGGCATTCAGTCATACCAGGTACTGAAATTTTGAAGTGCGTACGACGTTTGTTTTTTCTTGTTTTAGACGTTCTTCTTTTTGGTACTGCCATGATATATCCTCCTTAAAATTAAACACATATCTTATAGTGTTAGGTCATTCAATCATT from Staphylococcus taiwanensis includes the following:
- the pheS gene encoding phenylalanine--tRNA ligase subunit alpha; translation: MTQNDSMAELKQQALVDINEAQNERELQDVKVKYLGKKGSVSGLMKNMKDLPNEEKPAYGQKVNELRQTIQNELDEKQELLKNEKLNQQLAEETIDVTLPSRQISIGSKHPLTRTVEEIEDLFLGLGYEIVDGYEVEQDYYNFEALNLPKSHPARDMQDSFYITDEILMRTHTSPVQARTMEKRNGQGPVKIICPGKVYRRDSDDATHSHQFTQIEGLVVDKNIKMSDLKGTLELVAKKLFGADREIRLRPSYFPFTEPSVEVDVSCFKCKGKGCNVCKHTGWIEILGAGMVHPNVLEMAGFDSNEYSGFAFGMGPDRIAMLKYGIEDIRHFYTNDVRFLEQFKAVEDRGEA
- a CDS encoding RNA methyltransferase; protein product: MEQITSAQNSKIKNANKLKKKRDRDKTGQALIEGIHLIEEAYQSGITINQLFVIEPDRTDGALIDYAQETFEINMKVAESLSGTMTPQGFFAVIEKPEYDVTQAKQVLLIDRIQDPGNLGTLIRTADAAGLDLIVMEKGTADPYQDKVLRASQGSVFHIPVVTRDLKTFMLDFNGPVYGTALVNAKPYRNIESQDTFALLLGNEGEGVSKDLLNETSQNLTIPIYGKAESLNVAIAGSILLYHLKG
- the rpmF gene encoding 50S ribosomal protein L32, with protein sequence MAVPKRRTSKTRKNKRRTHFKISVPGMTECPSCGEYKLSHRVCKNCGSYNGEEVVSK